The proteins below are encoded in one region of Hordeum vulgare subsp. vulgare chromosome 3H, MorexV3_pseudomolecules_assembly, whole genome shotgun sequence:
- the LOC123443497 gene encoding phosphatidylinositol 4-kinase gamma 1-like: MAIAVGHCHDLKPPTVRGRHYRPNSVTQLDRSLLERDNQERNALSPQRRCLSSPCFTTVAEPASDDAQTQDDKKMPRVEIVAGRHARGVHDLIAEAAGAIASGTRLVPAQSGLGGAFMLKDGRSGEHVAVIKPLDDATSSPSTNGGGGYESKAVLREVAAYLLDHDGFASVAPTALIKISRPEMETTVASIQRFVAHHYDAGELGPSRFSVTSVHRVGILDVRLLNIDRHAGNILVKNPPTSGCAADGSTSAAPLELVPIDHGLCLPEELDDPYFEWLHWPQSSRPFSGAELDYIASLDPFKDAEMLREELPSLTEPAIRILTMCTVFLQRAAAAGLCLADIGDMMTREFSSAEEGLSALEALCKKAVDSIETQSPKRVSFGELGGEEWAAFMEKFEQLLPPAFEDKKHGASVTLN, translated from the coding sequence ATGGCGATTGCGGTCGGCCACTGCCACGACCTCAAGCCGCCCACCGTCCGCGGCCGGCACTACCGACCCAACTCCGTCACCCAGCTCGACCGGTCGCTGCTCGAACGCGACAATCAGGAACGGAATGCCCTGTCACCGCAGCGCCGGTGTCTCTCCTCCCCGTGCTTCACCACCGTGGCCGAACCCGCCTCTGACGACGCCCAGACCCAGGACGACAAGAAGATGCCCCGTGTCGAGATCGTCGCGGGTCGCCACGCCCGCGGCGTACACGACCTCATCGCGGAGGCCGCGGGCGCCATCGCGTCAGGGACGCGGCTTGTGCCAGCGCAGAGCGGCCTCGGCGGGGCTTTCATGCTCAAGGACGGCCGGTCCGGCGAGCACGTGGCGGTGATCAAGCCGCTCGACGACGCCACTTCATCTCCATCGACCAACGGCGGAGGCGGCTACGAGAGCAAGGCCGTGCTGCGGGAGGTGGCCGCATACCTCCTCGACCACGACGGGTTCGCCAGCGTCGCGCCGACGGCACTGATCAAGATATCCCGCCCCGAGATGGAGACAACCGTGGCGTCCATCCAGCGCTTCGTGGCGCACCACTACGACGCCGGCGAGCTCGGCCCGTCTAGGTTCTCCGTGACCTCCGTGCACCGCGTCGGAATCCTCGACGTGCGCCTCCTCAATATCGACCGCCACGCCGGCAACATCCTCGTCAAGAATCCGCCCACCAGCGGCTGCGCCGCGGACGGAAGCACGTCGGCTGCGCCGCTGGAGCTCGTGCCCATCGACCACGGCCTCTGCCTCCCGGAGGAACTCGACGACCCGTACTTCGAGTGGCTGCACTGGCCGCAGTCGTCGCGACCATTCTCCGGCGCCGAGCTCGACTACATCGCATCGCTGGACCCTTTCAAGGATGCCGAGATGCTCCGGGAAGAGCTGCCGTCCCTGACGGAGCCGGCCATCCGAATCCTCACCATGTGCACTGTCTTCCTCCAGCGCGCGGCCGCGGCGGGGCTCTGCTTggctgacatcggcgacatgatgACCCGCGAGTTCTCGTCGGCGGAGGAGGGGCTGAGCGCGCTCGAGGCCCTTTGCAAGAAGGCCGTGGACTCCATCGAGACCCAGTCGCCGAAGCGCGTGTCATTCGGGGAGCTGGGTGGCGAGGAGTGGGCGGCGTTCATGGAGAAGTTCGAGCAGCTGCTGCCGCCCGCGTTCGAGGACAAAAAGCACGGGGCTAGCGTCACGCTGAACTAA